One genomic segment of Pedobacter endophyticus includes these proteins:
- a CDS encoding lytic transglycosylase domain-containing protein encodes MLKKHIVPLSVVATLLILAKVFTYQMPLTQKSLFKEEKLSSTITKTDSPKVEKVAKRQSLMAQLNFADETLPLGDKKVERKMKRILAAHSYKNTQTNLLHKKAAKWFPIIEPILAAYGIPNDFKYLALVESGMAGGVSPKGAAGIWQFMPGTARSYGLRVNNKVDDRYNLRKSTIAACKYIKEMYKGLESWTLVAAAYNVGDVRLRKQINNQNQDNYYKMKLNRETGGYVYKVISMKQIMEHPKRYGYEKPRVLLAYNAG; translated from the coding sequence ATGTTAAAGAAACACATCGTACCATTATCGGTAGTGGCAACACTATTAATTCTGGCAAAAGTGTTCACTTACCAAATGCCCTTAACGCAAAAAAGTCTTTTTAAGGAAGAAAAATTAAGCTCTACAATTACAAAAACTGACAGTCCAAAGGTTGAAAAAGTTGCGAAACGGCAATCATTAATGGCACAGTTGAATTTCGCGGATGAAACCTTGCCTTTAGGCGATAAAAAGGTAGAAAGAAAGATGAAAAGAATTCTTGCCGCACACAGTTACAAGAACACGCAAACAAATCTTTTGCACAAAAAAGCCGCTAAATGGTTTCCCATTATCGAGCCCATTTTAGCAGCGTACGGAATCCCGAACGATTTCAAGTATTTAGCATTAGTTGAATCGGGAATGGCAGGCGGGGTTTCGCCAAAAGGTGCAGCCGGCATTTGGCAATTTATGCCCGGTACAGCCCGAAGCTACGGCTTAAGGGTAAACAACAAAGTTGATGATCGCTATAACCTGCGTAAATCGACAATTGCAGCATGCAAGTACATTAAAGAAATGTATAAGGGCTTAGAGAGTTGGACCCTCGTTGCAGCTGCTTACAATGTAGGCGATGTGCGCTTGCGCAAGCAGATCAATAATCAAAATCAAGACAATTACTACAAAATGAAGCTGAACCGTGAAACCGGCGGCTACGTTTATAAGGTAATTTCGATGAAACAGATTATGGAGCATCCCAAACGTTACGGATACGAAAAACCGCGGGTATTATTGGCGTATAACGCTGGATAA